The Thermodesulfovibrio sp. 3462-1 genome contains the following window.
AGGAATCTTTTCAAGAAGGCTGTTAAGTCCTTTTGCACCTACTTCTTTTGGTGTTTTTGCAAGTATTAGACCACCCTTTTGCTCGATGCTACCCAAAAGAGCATTTAAAATTATTACAGACTGTGCAAAATAAAAGGCATCCATGTATCTTGCAGCAAACCAGCCAGGATAAAGAATTACCCGAGGCTTGTCAGTACTGAGCTGTCTTGCAAGAGATATAATTTCATATTCTGGAATACCTGTTTGCTTTTCAGCCCATTCAGGAGTGTAAGGCTTTATGAAGTTTTCAAGTTCAGGAAGACCTATTATGAAACGGTCAACAAAGTCTCTGTCAAATAAGCTTTCTTTAAGTATCACATGTATGAGTGCAAGATTTAAAGCATAATCTGTTCCTGGTCTTATTTGAAGATATTTTGTTGCCTTTGTAGCTGTCTTGGAGACTCTTACATCAATGTATGTAAGATTTGCTCCATTTTCAAGAGCTTTCATGATATTGTTAGCTTCTCTTACACCAAGTGCTTCAAAGGCATTTCTTCCGTAAAGAACAATATGCCTTGTATTTGCCCAGTCATAACCAACTTCCGGTCTTGCATATCCAAGTAAACTCTGATAGGCAAGATCAACATTTTTTCTGCACAAATCATCATGATTGAAGTAATTTGGTGAACCTAATCCTCTTACAATAAGTCTTTGCATCTCACCAAAAAGTCCTGCACCTCGGTCAAGAAGTGCCACAGTTTTATTCCCATACTGAGCCTGTGCTTTTTTTACTGACTCAGCAATGTAGTTGAATGCTTCATCCCAGCTGACACGTTTAAACTGTCCAGAACCTCTTGGTCCTGTTCTTATCATTGGATACTGAAGCCTTTCAAAGTCATAAAGAAGTGCAACTCCAGCAGAACCCCTGGCACAGAGGCTTCCCTCCATGCCAGGGACATAGGGATTTCCCTCTATCCATGTAACTCTTCCATCATGCACTTCAACTCTTATTGGGCATCTTGCTGAACACATTCCACAGACACTGAATACCGATGTCTTCATATCTCTACTCCTTTTTAAAATACACCAAGAAGACTTAAAGCAAGAATAAGAAGACCCGCAACAGCAACTCTTTTTACTGCAATAGGACTAATCCTTTTAGCAATTTTTGGACCTATAAATCCACCTAATATAGCTGCTGGAAACATTATGAGGAAAAAGATTAAATCGAAATTTCCAAATCCGTAATGCCTTGCAGTTCCCATCAGAGTGTTAAAGAAAATTGCAAGAAGAGAACTTCCTACGACAACATACATTGGTAGCCTCATAAACACTGTCATAAGAGGAACCATAAAAGGACCACCACCAAATCCAAACATTGATGACATTATTGCAATAAGAAAAGCGCCTGGTATACCTATGGCTAAATTTGCTTTAAATTCCTGTCCCCAGAATTCTATTTTCATAGTTATTTACCTCCTTCTGATTTTTTCTTTGCTGCTTCTTCAGCTCTCTTTTTAAATTCTTTTAAAATTGCCTGCTCTTTCTTATTTTTTTCAAGATACTTTGGAGTTGTCTGCCAGAACATCAATGCTGCAAGTATAATGAGAACCCAACCGAAAAGAAATTTATACTGCTCAAGAGTTATTAATTCTGTAAGTTTTGGCCCTATAAATCCTCCAACTGCCATTGCTAATCCAAGAGTAATTCCAAGTTTCCAGCTTATAAATTTGATTTTTGAATAATTATATATTCCTGTTGCCTGAGAGAAAAGAACTGTTGGCATAACTGAACCAGCTACTACTGTATGAGGCAGCCCCAGCATTACAAGAACTGGATTTAAAATAAAACCACCACCAGCACCCATAACAACACCAAATGTGGTAATTGCTAATGTTAGAAGGAATGGCCAGAATATATTCACAGTTCTTCCAGCATTTGGCAAGTAAACATTTGGAAAGGATACAACATTTTCAATTACAACAGGTTCACTTTTTATATCCTTATCAACTTTGGCAACCACGAAATATTTTCCAGGAGCTACATTTGATGGAAGCTCAACTGAAGCTTTAAAAGAGCCATTCTCTTCAATCTTTAGATTGGATGAAAATATAGCTCCAATGCTTCTAAATCTTGCTTTTAACAACTGCATGGACCTACGCTTGTTTTCCTTTTCATCCATTGGCTCAAGCTTTGTGCCTCTTGAACCAATTATGCTTGCCCAGAGAGTTGTCTGGTATCTATCAATTTTGATTTTTGCTGGATAACCATAAACTGTATCAGCACCAGATTTTTTTATAATTTCAGAAACGCTCCACTTCTTACCTTTGGCTTTTTCTTCCTCTAATACAGATTTATACTTTTCTGGAAGAATTAATTTGTAAAAGCCAGGCATCTCATCGGTCATGTAGAAAATATAAGGCCTCTTTCCTGTTCTTGGGTCAGGATCTGAATCAAGCCTTGCAGCTCTCACTGTTTTTTCTGACCATACTTCAATATACACATCTCGTCCTGCTGGTGCTTTACCAGTAATTGTTATCTTACCACCACCTGAAAGCTGGTTTTTGTCAACCTTAATTTCAATCTTTCCCTCTGACAGTGCTTCTGCTGATTTCTGCTCTGCAGGCTTTGTTTCCGCTGCCTTCTGAGCATACCCCACTGTGGAAAAAGATACAATGACAATCAAAATTGTGATAAAGGTTAAAAATTGTTTCATAAGTCTTCCTCCTTAATTTTTTCATCTTGCAATCAAAATTTGTATAATCAACTACTACATCAGCTGGAATGCCTCCAAAAATCACTGTTTGCCCTTTCACCCCCTTTTCTTAAAGAATTTCCTCTGCCACTAAAATTTTTCTATGAATTACCTCCTGAAAAGAGTTTAAAAAAGAGATTAACAAAAAATATGCCACAGATAACTTATTGAAAAATAAGAAACTTAAGTTGAGGCAATTGTCCAGAATGGAACAGTTTTGAAGGGCTGCTGTCCCAAATGGGACAGCAGATTAATTTTTTTAACTTAAAACCTTATTTCTTACATATGGCAAAAGACCACCAATTAAAATTAGTTCCTTTTCCTTTGCATTCAGATTTGAATAAACATCAAAGGATTTATTTTTTGTAAGATTTACAACTGTATACCTCTGGTCATTTTTTATAGCCTGAGTTTCAATTTTTAGAATATCTCCTTTTTCAATAGATTCATAGTCTTCCGGATTTGAAAATAACAGTGGCAGAATTCCAAAGTTAATTAGATTTGCCCTGTGAATTCTTGCAAAAGATTTAGCAATAACAGCTTTAATACCAAGATACATTGGTGCAATTGCAGCATGTTCACGAGAAGAGCCCTGTCCGTAGTTTTCACCTCCTACAATAATTCCTCCACCCTTAGTTTTTGCCTCCATTGCTCTTGAATAGAAGGATTCATCAATATTTTTAAAAGTAAACTTTGAAATTTCTGGTATATTTGATCGGTAAGGTAAAACCTGGGAGCCTGCTGGTAAAATATCATCAGTTGTGATGTTGTCTCCAAGTTTGAGTAAAACCTCTGCCTGGATTGTCTCTTCAAGGGGTTCTTTTACTGGAACTTCTTTTATGTTTGGACCTTTGATTATTTTAATATTTCTATCTTTTTTTGGTGTAATTAGCATATTGTCATTTACTGAGAAAACCTCAGGCTCATTGACTTCCTCTAAAGGAATTTCTGCTTCAAATGGATCAACTATCTCGCCTTTGATGGCTGTTAAGGCACAAACTACTGGAGATGCAAGATAAACAAGGGCATCCTTTGTTCCTGATCTTCCTTTAAAGTTTCTGTTATAGGAACGAACAGAGACCTGACCGCTTCCTGGTGCGCCTCCCATTCCAATGCAAGGACCACAGGCAGATTCAAGAATTCTTGCGCCAGCTCTGATCATTGTTTCAATATCACCATTATGAGCAAGCATTTCATAAACCTGTTTAGACCCAGGATTTATAAAAAGAGTCACATCCTCGTGAACTGTTCTTCCTTTGAGAATTGAAGCAACTGTCTTCATCATCTTGTAGGAAGAGTTTGTGCAGGAGCCAATGCATACCTGATGAACCTTTGTTCCTTTGATATTCCTTACAGGCACCACATTGTCAGGACTGTGAGGTTGCGCTATCATTGGTTCAATTTCCGATAAATCAAGCTCTATAATTTCAGAGTATTCAGCATCTTCATCTGCTTCAAGAGGTATCCATTGATGCCGCCTTCCCTGAGCTTTAAGAAATCTGAGAGTATTTTCATCGCTCGGGAAAATGGAGGTGGTTGCACCAAGTTCTGCACCCATGTTTGTTATTGTTGCTCTCTCAGTTACGGAAAGGTCTTTAACACCTGTTCCACCATATTCAAATATTTTCCCTACTCCTCCTTTGACAGAAAGCATTTTTAATAGAGTTAGGATAACATCCATAGC
Protein-coding sequences here:
- a CDS encoding sulfite exporter TauE/SafE family protein, whose amino-acid sequence is MKIEFWGQEFKANLAIGIPGAFLIAIMSSMFGFGGGPFMVPLMTVFMRLPMYVVVGSSLLAIFFNTLMGTARHYGFGNFDLIFFLIMFPAAILGGFIGPKIAKRISPIAVKRVAVAGLLILALSLLGVF
- a CDS encoding sulfite exporter TauE/SafE family protein, with the translated sequence MKQFLTFITILIVIVSFSTVGYAQKAAETKPAEQKSAEALSEGKIEIKVDKNQLSGGGKITITGKAPAGRDVYIEVWSEKTVRAARLDSDPDPRTGKRPYIFYMTDEMPGFYKLILPEKYKSVLEEEKAKGKKWSVSEIIKKSGADTVYGYPAKIKIDRYQTTLWASIIGSRGTKLEPMDEKENKRRSMQLLKARFRSIGAIFSSNLKIEENGSFKASVELPSNVAPGKYFVVAKVDKDIKSEPVVIENVVSFPNVYLPNAGRTVNIFWPFLLTLAITTFGVVMGAGGGFILNPVLVMLGLPHTVVAGSVMPTVLFSQATGIYNYSKIKFISWKLGITLGLAMAVGGFIGPKLTELITLEQYKFLFGWVLIILAALMFWQTTPKYLEKNKKEQAILKEFKKRAEEAAKKKSEGGK
- a CDS encoding aconitate hydratase, whose protein sequence is MGKNIVEKIMEAHLVSGDLKEGSLVSLRVDQVYTQDATGTMAWLEFEAIGLDRVRVPLAVSYVDHNMLQSNFMNADDHLFLRTAAARFGAYFSRPGNGICHQVHLERFAAPGLIALGTDSHTPTGGGMGMIAIGVGGLEAASVMAGMPFEFTMPKIVRINLFGKLRRPYVTAMDVILTLLKMLSVKGGVGKIFEYGGTGVKDLSVTERATITNMGAELGATTSIFPSDENTLRFLKAQGRRHQWIPLEADEDAEYSEIIELDLSEIEPMIAQPHSPDNVVPVRNIKGTKVHQVCIGSCTNSSYKMMKTVASILKGRTVHEDVTLFINPGSKQVYEMLAHNGDIETMIRAGARILESACGPCIGMGGAPGSGQVSVRSYNRNFKGRSGTKDALVYLASPVVCALTAIKGEIVDPFEAEIPLEEVNEPEVFSVNDNMLITPKKDRNIKIIKGPNIKEVPVKEPLEETIQAEVLLKLGDNITTDDILPAGSQVLPYRSNIPEISKFTFKNIDESFYSRAMEAKTKGGGIIVGGENYGQGSSREHAAIAPMYLGIKAVIAKSFARIHRANLINFGILPLLFSNPEDYESIEKGDILKIETQAIKNDQRYTVVNLTKNKSFDVYSNLNAKEKELILIGGLLPYVRNKVLS